Proteins encoded in a region of the Takifugu flavidus isolate HTHZ2018 chromosome 10, ASM371156v2, whole genome shotgun sequence genome:
- the myh14 gene encoding myosin-10 isoform X6 — translation MSKATGGGANDVTRFLYSGVGPGSPASNSSFSAASQADWAAKRLVWVPSEKHGFESASIREERGDEVEVELTDSQRRVTLSREEVQRMNPPRFSKVEDMADLTCLNEASVLHNLRERYYSGLIYTYSGLFCVVVNPYKNLPVYTESIVEMYRGKKRHEMPPHIYAISEAAYRSMLQDREDQAILCTGESGAGKTENTKKVIQYLAHVASSHKGSTLGRNKDAIQMDGSRSLTRGSTLANRHMQFGELEKQLLQANPILEAFGNAKTVKNDNSSRFGKFIRINFDVAGYIVGANIETYLLEKSRAIRQAKDERTFHVFYQMLCGTSEELKEELLLGSVDEYRFLTCGSIPVPGQSDSENFTQTMDSMAIMGFTPEENISMLKVISAVLQFGNISFMKEKHHDQASMPDNTAAQKLCHLLGINVLEFTRAILTPRIKVGREYVQKAQTKEQADFAVEALAKATYERLFRWLVHRINRALDRRQRQGASFIGILDIAGFEIFQLNSFEQLCINYTNEKLQQLFNHTMFILEQEEYQREGIEWNFIDFGLDLQPCIDLIEKSAHPPGVLALLDEECWFPRATDRSFVEKLSAEQGSHPKFFRSKQPRGEVDFSIIHYAGKVDYKADDWLVKNMDPLNDNVASLLHQSSDHFVSELWKEVDRIVGLDQVSSGDSSGPVTFGAGGLKTKKGMFRTVGQLYKESLTKLMATLRNTNPNFLRCIIPNHEKRAGKLAPHLVLDQLRCNGVLEGIRICRQGFPNRVPFQEFRQRYEILTPNAIPRTFMDGKQASELMIKALELDHNLFRVGQSKVFFRAGVLAHLEEERDLKITDTIIRFQSISRGYLARKAFMKRQQQLSALRVMQRNCAAYLKLRNWQWWRLFTKVKPLLQVTRQDEEIQVRESQLLKAKENLNQVELNYTELEKKHVQLLEEKAVLADQLQTEAELLAEAEDMRARLASRKQELEEVISELETRLEEEEERGVQLNNERKKIQQIVQDLEEQLEEEESARQRLLLEKVTLDTKVKSLETDLMNAVEQRDRLSKEKKNFEERLSEVTDQLTEEEEKSKSLNKLKNKQEAIIADLEERLKREEQSRLEQEKWKRKMENEAVDAQDQLSDLGMVLADLRGSLAQKEKEITTLQGRLEEEGARRAEAQRALKEALSQVSELKEEVENERLSKDRAEKQKRDMSEELEALKTELEDTLDTTAAQQELRSRRETELHDLQRCVEEETRRHEAQLSEMRLKHSAAIDGLQEQLDNSKRARQSLEKAKALLEEERQNLTSELKSLQTGRMESERGRKRAESQLQELSARLAQADREREDREERVQKLQSEIETVSSSLSSSETKSLRFSKEVNSLESQLNDAKESLQDETRQKMTLATRVRALEEEKNGLMERLEEEEERSKELSRQIQTLSQQLAELRKQSEEVNSAVETGEEMRRKLQRELDSAVEKERQKEEEKERVERQRERLREEIEDLTLALQRERQNCVALEKRQKKFDQCLAEEKAVSTRLAEDRDRAEADSREKETKYLALSRALQDVQDQRDELERVNKQLRLEMEQLVNQQDDVGKNVHELERNCRTLETEAQNLRVQTQEMEEELSEAENSRLRLEVTLQALKAQFEREISTAEEKGEEKRRALSKQVRELEIQLEEERSQRSQAMSSRKQLDAELQESEAQLETASRGKEEAMKQLRRLQGQMKEILRELDDTKLSREEIIAQSKDSEKKMQTLEAEVLHLSEELAVSERQKRQAQQERDELADEMVNSSSGKTALSEEKRRLEARVGQLEEELEEEQSNSELMSERLRKSALQMETLAVQLQGERTLAQKAEAARDQLEKQNKELKTRLTDLEGVVRGKHKLSVAALEAKIESMEEQLEQERQERAIANKLVRKAEKKLKEALMQSEDERRHADQYREQLDKSMVRLKQLKRQLEEVEEENSRSNAQRRKLQRELEELSDSGQSMTREITTLRNQLSVPDWRTDKRAPLPLSMRGRRALVDDFSLENSDSEELPASPTPSSGLPRTPTPSSEHSQDPGQPAHSVNNTE, via the exons ATGTCCAAGGCCACAGGGGGCGGTGCCAACGATGTCACCCGCTTCCTGTATTCGGGGGTGGGACCCGGTTCGCCCGCCTCCAATTCGTCGTTCTCCGCCGCCAGCCAGGCCGACTGGGCAGCAAAGAGGCTGGTGTGGGTGCCCTCAGAGAAGCACGGCTTTGAG TCGGCCAGTATCCGGGAGGAGCGCGGCGATGAGGTGGAGGTTGAGCTGACAGACAGCCAGAGGCGCGTCACATTGTCcagggaggaggtgcagaggatGAACCCCCCACGCTTCAGTAAAGTGGAAGACATGGCTGACCTCACCTGCCTGAACGAGGCCTCGGTGCTGCACAACCTGAGAGAGAGATACTACTCCGGCTTGATCTAT ACGTATTCGGGGCTGTTCTGCGTGGTAGTGAACCCTTACAAGAACCTGCCCGTCTACACAGAGTCCATCGTGGAGATGTACAGGGGCAAGAAACGCCACGAAATGCCCCCTCACATCTACGCCATATCAGAAGCTGCCTATCGGAGCATGTTGCAAG ACAGGGAGGATCAGGCCATCCTCTGCAC AGGCGAGTCTGGGgctggaaaaacagaaaacacaaagaaagtcATCCAGTATTTGGCTCATGTTGCCTCCTCCCACAAGGGCAGCACTCTTGGCAGGAACAAGGACGCCATACAG ATGGATGGCTCTAGGTCTCTAACGAGGGGCAGCACTTTGGCAAACAGG CATATGCAGTTT GGCGAACTGgagaaacagctgctgcaggccaACCCCATACTGGAGGCCTTTGGCAACGCCAAGACCGTCAAGAACGACAACTCCTCCAGATTT GGTAAATTCATCCGCATCAATTTTGACGTGGCGGGGTACATCGTCGGTGCCAACATCGAGACCT ACCTCCTTGAAAAGTCCCGAGCCATCCGGCAGGCCAAAGATGAGCGGACGTTTCACGTCTTCTACCAGATGTTGTGTGGAACGTCTGAGGAGTTGAAGG AGGAGCTGCTCTTAGGAAGTGTTGATGAGTATCGCTTTCTCACCTGTGGGTCCATCCCTGTTCCTGGTCAGAGCGATTCAGAGAACTTCACCCAGACCATGGACTCCATGGCAATCATGGGCTTCACGCCAGAAGAGAACATAT CCATGCTTAAAGTGATCTCTGCTGTGCTCCAGTTTGGGAACATTTCCTTTATGAAGGAGAAGCACCACGACCAGGCGTCCATGCCTGATAACACAGCTGCTCAGAAACTGTGCCATCTGCTCGGCATCAACGTGCTGGAGTTCACCCGCGCCATCCTCACTCCCAGGATTAAAGTGGGTCGAGAGTATGTGCAGAAGGCCCAGACCAAAGAGCAG GCTGACTTTGCCGTTGAGGCGCTGGCCAAGGCCACATACGAGCGTCTGTTCCGATGGCTGGTTCACAGGATCAACAGAGCTCTGGACCGCAGACAAAGACAAGGAGCCTCCTTCATTGGAATCCTGGATATCGCTGGGTTTGAAATCTTCCAG tTAAACTCTTTTGAGCAGCTGTGCATCAACTACACCaacgagaagctgcagcagctcttcaacCACACCATGTTcatcctggagcaggaggagtaccAGCGGGAGGGAATCGAGTGGAATTTTATTGACTTTGGCCTGGATTTGCAGCCCTGCATTGACCTCATTGAAAAATCc GCTCACCCCCCTGGTGTTCTGGCCCTGCTGGACGAGGAGTGCTGGTTTCCCCGGGCAACAGACCGCTCATTTGTAGAGAAGCTCTCTGCGGAACAAGGCAGCCATCCAAAGTTCTTCCGATCAAAGCAGCCACGCGGGGAAGTAGATTTCTCTATCATCCACTATGCTGGCAAG GTGGATTATAAGGCAGACGACTGGCTGGTGAAGAACATGGATCCACTGAACGATAACGTGGCTTCTCTTCTCCACCAGTCATCTGATCATTTTGTTTCAGAACTTTGGAAGGAAG TGGACAGGATTGTGGGTCTGGACCAGGTGTCATCAGGAGACAGCAGCGGGCCGGTCACATTCGGAGCAGGAGGTCTGAAGACAAAGAAGGGAATGTTCAGAACTGTCGGACAACTTTACAAGGAGTCTCTCACCAAACTGATGGCCACACTGAGGAACACCAACCCCAACTTCCTCCGCTGCATAATCCCGAACCACGAGAAGCGG GCGGGTAAACTGGCTCCCCATCTGGTTTTGGACCAGCTGAGGTGTAATGGTGTTTTGGAAGGGATCCGTATCTGCCGACAAGGCTTCCCTAACCGCGTCCCCTTCCAAGAATTCAGACAAAG ATACGAGATCCTAACTCCCAATGCGATTCCTCGAACCTTCATGGATGGCAAACAAGCATCGGAGCTGATG ATCAAAGCTTTGGAGCTGGATCACAACCTGTTCAGAGTGGGTCAAAGCAAAGTCTTCTTCCGCGCAGGAGTCCTGGCTCATCTCGAAGAAGAGAGAGATTTAAAGATTACTGACACGATCATACGGTTCCAGAGCATCTCTAGAGGTTACCTCGCCCGCAA AGCCTTTatgaagaggcagcagcagctcagtgcCCTGAGGGTGATGCAGAGGAACTGTGCTGCCTACCTCAAATTGCGGAACTGGCAATGGTGGCGGCTCTTCACTAAG GTGAAGCCCCTGCTTCAGGTGACGCGGCAAGATGAGGAGATCCAGGTGAGGGAAAGCCAGCTGCTGAAGGCCAAGGAGAATCTCAACCAAGTAGAGCTGAACTacacagagctggagaagaagcatGTTCAG ctgctggaggagaaggcggTGCTGGCGGATCAGCTGCAGACGGAAGCGGAGCTGTTAGCAGAGGCAGAGGACATGAGGGCCAGGCTGGCCAGTCGcaaacaggagctggaggaagtgatcAGTGAGCTGGAGACgcgactggaggaagaggaggagagaggagtgcAGCTGAACAACGAGAGGAAGAAGATACAGCAGATCGTCCAG gacctggaggagcaattggaagaggaggagagtgctcggcagcgcctcctgctggagaaGGTTACGTTAGACACCAAAGTTAAGAGCCTGGAAACTGACCTGATGAATGCTGTCGAACAAAGGGACCGACTTAGCAAG gagaagaaaaactttgAGGAGCGTCTGAGCGAGGTGACGGATCAActcacagaagaagaggagaaatccAAAAGTCTGAATAAACTTAAGAACAAGCAAGAGGCCATTATTGCTGACCTAGAGG AACGTCTAAAGCGGGAGGAGCAGAGTCGCCTGGAGCAGGAGAAATGGAAAAGGAAGATGGAGAACGAGGCCGTGGATGCCCAGGACCAGCTGTCAGACCTGGGCATGGTGCTTGCTGATCTGAGGGGCAGTCTGGctcagaaggagaaggaaatcaCCACATTGCAGGGCCG CTTGGAGGAGGAAGGGGCCCGTCGCGCAGAAGCACAGCGAGCACTCAAGGAGGCTTTGTCCCAGGTGTCCGAACtcaaggaggaagtggagaatgAACGCTTGTCAAAAGACAGGGCGGAGAAACAGAAGCGCGACATgagtgaggagctggaggctttGAAAACTGAGCTGGAGGACACGCTGGACACGACGGCCGCCCAGCAGGAGCTAAG GTCTAGAAGGGAGACAGAGCTTCATGATCTCCAGAGGTGTGTTGAGGAAGAGACACGTCGCCATGAGGCGCAGCTGTCAGAGATGAGGCTCAAACACAGTGCTGCCATAGATGGTCTGCAGGAACAGTTGGACAATAGCAAGAGG GCACGCCAGTCGCTGGAAAAAGCCAAAGCCCTGTtggaggaagagaggcagaACCTGACATCCGAACTGAAGAGCCTGCAGACAGGTCGgatggagagcgagagaggccGCAAGAGGGCTGAGagtcagctgcaggagctcagcGCCCGACTGGCTCAGGccgacagagagagggaggacagggaggaacgggtgcagaagctgcag TCGGAGATCGAGACTGTTTCCAGCAGTTTGTCCTCCTCTGAGACAAAATCCCTTCGCTTCTCCAAAGAGGTCAACAGTCTGGAGAGTCAGCTGAATGATGCCAAG gaATCGCTGCAGGATGAAACCCGTCAAAAGATGACTCTGGCCACTCGGGTGCGagcgctggaggaggagaagaatggACTGATGGAAAGGcttgaagaagaggaggagagaagcaaAGAGTTGTCTCGGCAGATCCAGACTCTTAGCCAGCAG CTGGCTGAGCTACGCAAGCAGTCGGAGGAGGTCAACAGTGCCGTGGAGACCGGGGAGGAGATGCGTAGGAAACTCCAGAGAGAGCTGGACAGCGCCGTCGAGAAGGAGcgacagaaggaggaggagaaggagcgagTGGAGCGGCAGAGGGAGCGACTGAGGGAGGAGATCGAGGACTTGACGCTCGCCCTGCAGAGGGAGCGGCAGAACTGCGTGGCCCtggagaagaggcagaagaaatTCGACCAG TGTTTGGCAGAGGAGAAGGCGGTGAGCACGCGGCTGGCCGAGGACCGAGACCGAGCCGAAGCCGACAGCCGAGAGAAGGAGACCAAATACCTGGCGCTTTCCCGAGCCCTGCAG GATGTCCAGGACCAAAGGGACGAGTTAGAGAGGGTCAACAAGCAGCTCCGCCTGGAAATGGAACAGCTTGTGAACCAGCAGGATGATGTGGGCAAGAAT GTCCACGAACTGGAGCGGAACTGCCGGACCTTAGAAACAGAAGCTCAGAATCTGCGAGTTCAGAcacaggagatggaggaggagctgtcggAGGCGGAGAACTCCAGGCTGAGGCTGGAGGTCACCCTGCAGGCGCTGAAGGCTCAGTTCGAGAGGGAGATTAGCACTGCtgaagagaagggggaggagaagaggagagcacTGAGCAAACAG GTGAGGGAGTTGGAgatccagctggaggaagagaggagtcAGCGCTCTCAGGCCATGTCATCCAGGAAGCAGCtggatgcagagctgcaggaatcGGAGGCACAGCTGGAAACAGCCAGCCGGGGAAAAGAAGAGGCCATGAAGCAGCTGCGGCGGCTCCAG GGCCAAATGAAAGAAATTCTGCGCGAGCTGGACGACACCAAATTGTCCCGCGAGGAGATTATCGCGCAGTCCAAAGACAGCGAGAAGAAGATGCAGACGCTGGAGGCAGAAGTGCTGCACTTGTCTGAG GAGCTGGCCGTATCCGAGAGGCAGAAGAGACAGGCGCAGCAGGAGAGGGACGAGCTGGCGGACGAGATGGtcaacagcagctctgggaa GACGGCGCTgtctgaggagaagaggaggttgGAGGCGCGCGTTggccagctggaggaggagctggaggaggagcagagcaacTCCGAACTGATGTCAGAGAGGCTACGGAAGAGCGCTCTGCAG ATGGAGACTCTGGCGGTGCAGCTGCAGGGAGAGAGAACCTTGGCCCAGAAAGCAGAGGCTGCCCGGGACCAGTTGGAGAAGCAGAACAAGGAGCTGAAGACCCGCCTGACAGATCTGGAGGGAGTGGTGAGGGGCAAACACAAGCTCAGCGTCGCCGCCCTGGAGGCCAAGATTGAGTCAATGGAGGAACAACTGGAGCAGGAAAGACA GGAACGAGCTATTGCCAACAAACTGGTGCGAAAGGCAGAGAAGAAACTGAAGGAGGCATTGATGCAATCTGAGGACGAGAGACGCCACGCGGACCAGTACAGAGAACAG ctggataAGTCGATGGTGCgtctgaagcagctgaagaggcagctggaggaggtggaggaggagaactcCCGCTCCAACGCCCAGAGAAggaagctgcagagggagctggaggagctgagcgaCAGCGGCCAGAGCATGACGCGCGAGATCACCACGCTGCGCAACCAGCTCAG CGTCCCTGACTGGAGGACAGATAA GCGCGCTCCTCTGCCGCTCTCCATGCGTGGACGCAGAGCTCTGGTCGACGACTTCTCGCTGGAGAACTCGGACTCGGAGGAGCTTCCcgcctcgcccacgccctcgtCCGGGCTCCCGAGGACCCCGACTCCCTCCTCGGAACACAGCCAGGATCCTGGACAACCAGCCCACAGCGTCAACAACACCGAGTGA